A region from the Sphaerodactylus townsendi isolate TG3544 linkage group LG01, MPM_Stown_v2.3, whole genome shotgun sequence genome encodes:
- the CSKMT gene encoding citrate synthase-lysine N-methyltransferase CSKMT, mitochondrial produces MAAAVASLAVPWVALRTLLLRSWHSSAASSSAWAEDLLHHMDRRDTWDRFYLKNRASGPQHFDWFFSYEDASGLLLSTLQGLSSGETRILDVGCGTSAFGLRLYQDSPHQLHVSCLDFSPVALDSLRQLLQDSPPPRHPLSCLCCRLADATDLKNTFESDSFHLVLDKGTCDTLLRCPQGPGKAKQLVAECLRVLKPRGRILQLSDEDPDARVPFLEQAGGGNVTVTEIGCINGICYYGYTLGQRLLDSTDSREQSPEGKGLDDLA; encoded by the exons ATGGCTGCGGCCGTCGCCTCCTTGGCGGTCCCGTGGGTTGCTTTGAGGACGCTGCTGCTGCGCTCTTGGCACAGTTCTGCCGCCTCCTCGTCGGCCTGGGCAG AAGACCTGCTTCATCACATGGACCGGCGTGACACCTGGGACCGCTTCTATTTAAAGAACAGAGCTAGCGGCCCCCAACATTTTGACTGGTTCTTCAGCTACGAAGACGCCTCGGGATTGCTGCTCTCCACTCTGCAGGGCCTGTCCTCCGGTGAGACCCGAATCCTCGATGTCGGCTGCGGCACTTCGGCCTTCGGTTTGAGACTGTATCAAGACTCCCCCCACCAACTCCACGTTTCTTGCTTGGATTTCTCCCCTGTAGCCCTGGATTCCCTACGCCAGCTGCTCCAGGATAGCCCCCCGCCACGGCACCCACTTTCCTGCCTGTGCTGTCGTCTGGCTGATGCCACTGACTTGAAAAACACTTTTGAATCAGACTCTTTCCACCTCGTGCTTGACAAGGGGACCTGTGACACACTGCTTCGGTGCCCCCAAGGGCCGGGCAAAGCCAAACAGTTAGTGGCGGAATGCCTGAGGGTGCTGAAACCCAGGGGCAGGATTCTTCAGCTCTCTGATGAGGACCCAGATGCCAGGGTACCGTTCCTGGAACAGGCTGGCGGTGGGAATGTAACTGTAACAGAGATTGGGTGCATTAATGGCATCTGCTATTATGGCTACACGCTTGGTCAAAGGCTCCTGGACTCAACAGACAGCAGGGAGCAAAGCCCGGAAGGAAAAGGCCTCGATGACTTGGCTTAA